One Heyndrickxia oleronia genomic window, AAGAAATGGCAGGAGTAAATGATCAACAATTACTTAAATTTTCTAAGCGGGTAGAGAAGGTAGAAAATAAGCTAAATCTTAAATTTACCGATGAAAAAATAAAAATGATGCCTATGATCCTCATATTTATTCTAAAAAGAATAGAAAAAGGAAATATAATCGATTCATTTTCCATTAATTATGAGGAATTATCTAATACAAAGGAATATCAGGCAACAGAAGAAATTCTATACGATTATCCTAAGATACCAGAAACAGAACGTCTATTTATCACTTTACATTTGCTAACAACAAATGTCGTTTCATCAGACGATATACTAGAAGATAGGATTCCAAACTTACTCCCTGCCATTGATCGGATGCTCCGAAAATTTGAGAAAAGAGCGTGCATTTATTTCGAAGATCGAGAACAGCTTCTAGATAAATTGTTACAGCATATTAAACCTGCTTATTATCGAATCAAATATCACTTAACAGATAAAATTTACATGCAAGGTACACTTCAGGATGAGATGAAAGAAATGCATCACTTAGTCAAGCAATCAACAAAACCGCTAGAAAGTTTAATAGGAATAGAAATACCGGAGCATGAAACAATCTATATTACAATGCTTATCGGCGGTTGGATGAAGAAGCAGGGAGAGAGCATTGAACGAAAAGTTAAAGCTGTCGTTGTTTGCCCGCAAGGTATATCTGTTTCGAAGCTTATGTACAATGAAATGGTCGAATTATTTCCAGAATTTATTTTCTTAGATAATTTATCTGTAAGGGAGTTCCTAAATTATCCATTAGAATATGATGTAGTTTTCTCCCCTACATATTTAGAGACCAATAAGAAGTTGTTTGTTACAAAGGTCGTACTTGGAAAAGAAGAAAAGAATCGACTAAGAAAACAGGTGATGCTAACGGTTCATAGTTATGTTCCAACTGATATCGATGAGAACGAGCTTATGCGAATTATATCTAATTATGCAGAAATAAAAAATGAAAAGGCATTGAAAAAAGAGCTAAAGAGATATATTCATCGTGATATGAACACAACCGTAGTTAATAGTAGAAAAGCGGATCATGTCATTCAATTAAATGAATTATTAGTTCCAGAAACGATTACTTTACTTGATATAGTTGATTCATGGGAGAGCGCGATTAGGATTTGTGCCAAACCATTAGTCGAAGGAAAAAAAGTAGAACCACGATATGTAGATGCAATGATACGGAATAGTTTACAGGATTCATATATTGTCATTGGTCCTAATATAGCTATTCCTCACGCTGCCCCAGAAGATGGGGTCAATCAGGTAGGAATGAGCTTACTATGCCTAAAACAAAGTGTTCCCTATGGAAATAGTAAAATGAATCTAATAGTTGTCATTGCAACGAAGGATAAGCAAGAGCATATTCATGCTTTAATGCAATTGATGAAATTAGCAGGCTCAAGGGAAGATAGAGAACAATTAGTTAAAGCAACTTCCATTAAAGTGGTTAGTAAAATCATTGACAACTATTCGGGAGATTAAAGGGTTCTTAAGTCTATAAATGGTAATAAGTTGAATCCTGAGAAGGGAGTTAATGGGGAATGAATATGTTGTTTAAAGCTAAGGTGAGAGCAGAAAAGGATAGAGAAGTGATTAAGAGGCTAGGTAAACAATTATATGAAGAAGGCTATGTAAAGGATTCCTATATTGGAGCTGTAATAGAAAGGGAAAAAGAATTACCTACAGGGCTTAAAACCGGAAGTATTAATGTAGCAATCCCTCATACAGATATTATGCATGTGAACGAAACGTTTTTGGCTATAGCAACTCTGGAAAATCCTGTTAAATTTCGATTGATGGAAGATCCTTCACAAGAAGTGGACATAGATATTGTATTTCTCCTCGGTGTAAAGCAACCAAAGGAACAGACAAAATTATTAAGTGCATTAATGGCTATTTTTAAGGATGACCAATCTTTAGAAAAGATAAAAAATGCACAAAGTGAAGAAGATTGCAATGAAATATTAAAGCTAGTACAAATCCAATAGTTCAAAAAAATTGGGAGGAAATTGGATATGAAACAATTTAAAGTGTTATCTATTTGTGGATCAGGAACAGTCACTTCAACAATGGTTGCTGAGAAAGTAAAAGAAGAGATGGCATTAAGAGGCATTTCTCTAACGACAAATACAGGAAAACCAACGGAAGCATTAAGCCTTGCACAAACGGGTCAATATGATGTCGTTGTACACACAAGTCCACTGCCAGAAGGGGATTATGGAATCCCGAGAATTAGTTCTATTAGTTGTTTAACTGGAATTGGGGAAGAAGAGTTTTTTGATGAAGTAGAAGAAACGCTAAAATCCTTGTCTTAAAAATGAAAAAGGGGGATAAAATGCAATGTTAGAAACACTTCAATCCGTATTTAATGCATTTGGAGCAGCAATATTAGTGCCTGTTATTATCATTATTATTGCCATGATATTAAAAGTACC contains:
- a CDS encoding BglG family transcription antiterminator, which codes for MRLNERDQLILNELFNDPSTTSMILEQKYQLSRRQLGYSIDKINKYLLDHNLPVIERTRKAHFIIDRTIFEKFNVANESKKQKEDEVLFTEEQRLNMIISLLILSTEELSLNHFTSYLKVSKNTVLSDLKLVQKQLEEEYGLIIRYSRKSGYVIEGKEFQIRKLLIHIISMMWNVHVGERRLKEMAGVNDQQLLKFSKRVEKVENKLNLKFTDEKIKMMPMILIFILKRIEKGNIIDSFSINYEELSNTKEYQATEEILYDYPKIPETERLFITLHLLTTNVVSSDDILEDRIPNLLPAIDRMLRKFEKRACIYFEDREQLLDKLLQHIKPAYYRIKYHLTDKIYMQGTLQDEMKEMHHLVKQSTKPLESLIGIEIPEHETIYITMLIGGWMKKQGESIERKVKAVVVCPQGISVSKLMYNEMVELFPEFIFLDNLSVREFLNYPLEYDVVFSPTYLETNKKLFVTKVVLGKEEKNRLRKQVMLTVHSYVPTDIDENELMRIISNYAEIKNEKALKKELKRYIHRDMNTTVVNSRKADHVIQLNELLVPETITLLDIVDSWESAIRICAKPLVEGKKVEPRYVDAMIRNSLQDSYIVIGPNIAIPHAAPEDGVNQVGMSLLCLKQSVPYGNSKMNLIVVIATKDKQEHIHALMQLMKLAGSREDREQLVKATSIKVVSKIIDNYSGD
- a CDS encoding PTS sugar transporter subunit IIA; translated protein: MNMLFKAKVRAEKDREVIKRLGKQLYEEGYVKDSYIGAVIEREKELPTGLKTGSINVAIPHTDIMHVNETFLAIATLENPVKFRLMEDPSQEVDIDIVFLLGVKQPKEQTKLLSALMAIFKDDQSLEKIKNAQSEEDCNEILKLVQIQ
- a CDS encoding PTS fructose transporter subunit IIB, giving the protein MKQFKVLSICGSGTVTSTMVAEKVKEEMALRGISLTTNTGKPTEALSLAQTGQYDVVVHTSPLPEGDYGIPRISSISCLTGIGEEEFFDEVEETLKSLS